The following are encoded together in the Coturnix japonica isolate 7356 chromosome 8, Coturnix japonica 2.1, whole genome shotgun sequence genome:
- the AKR1A1 gene encoding aldo-keto reductase family 1 member A1 isoform X1, protein MLGHSIKASSLIKAMSRLLSAAAITTATAKMSAGCDFVALYNGQKIPLIGLGTWKSEPGQVKETVKHALSVGYRHIDCAAAYSNEAEIGAAFQECLGPNKVIKREDLFVTSKLWNTKHHPEDVEPALRKTLADLKLDYLDLYLMHWPHAFERGDNLFPKNPDGTMRYDYTDYKDTWKAMEKLVEKGLVKAIGLSNFNSRQIDDVLSVATVKPAVLQVECHPYLAQNELIAHCQKRGLVVTAYSPLGSPDRMWKHPDEPVLLEEPGIKKLAEKYKKSPAQIILRWQVQRKVVAIPKSVTPARILQNLQVFDFSLTEEELSHIGNLNKNWRYIVPMLTVDGKPVPRDAGHPHYPFNDPY, encoded by the exons ATGTTGGGACACAGTATAAAGGCTTCCTCTCTGATAAAAGCTATGAGCAGATTACTGTCTGCAGCAGCTATAACGACAGCAACAG CAAAAATGTCTGCAGGATGCGACTTCGTTGCACTCTACAATGGGCAGAAAATCCCTCTCATAGGACTGGGAACCTGGAAAAGTGAACCTGGCCAA gtgaaagaaacagtgaaacatGCCCTAAGTGTGGGTTATCGCCACATCGATTGTGCAGCAGCTTACAGCAATGAAGCAGAGATCGGTGCTGCTTTCCAGGAATGCCTCGGGCCCAACAAG GTTATTAAAAGGGAGGACCTGTTTGTAACATCAAAGCTGTGGAATACCAAGCACCACCCAGAAGATGTTGAGCCAGCACTAAGAAAAACACTGGCAGATTTGAAACTGGATTACCTGGATCTGTACCTGATGCACTGGCCCCATGCCTTTGA ACGAGGGGACAACCTCTTCCCAAAGAATCCTGATGGCACAATGCGTTACGATTACACCGACTACAAGGATACCTGGAAGGCTATGGAGAAGCTGGTGGAGAAAGGTCTTGTGAAAGCCATTGGGCTGTCAAACTTCAATAGTCGTCAGATTGATGATGTATTAAGTGTGGCCACTGTGAAACCAGCTGTGCTCCAG GTGGAATGTCATCCTTACCTAGCCCAGAACGAGCTGATCGCTCACTGCCAGAAACGAGGGCTGGTTGTTACTGCCTACAGTCCCCTCGGTTCTCCTGATCGCATGTGGAAACACCCAGACGAGCCCGTGCTTCTAGAGGAACCTGGGATCAAAAAACTGGCAGAGAAATACAAGAAGTCACCTGCACAGATCATCCTCAG ATGGCAAGTGCAGCGTAAAGTGGTCGCTATTCCCAAGAGCGTCACTCCTGCTCGCATTCTGCAGAACCTCCAG GTATTTGATTTCAGTCTCACAGAAGAGGAGTTGAGCCACATTGGAAACCTGAATAAAAACTGGCGTTACATCGTGCCAATGCTCACG GTGGATGGAAAACCAGTACCGAGAGATGCCGGACACCCCCATTATCCCTTCAATGATCCCTATTAA
- the PRDX1 gene encoding peroxiredoxin-1 encodes MSSGKAFIGKPAPEFTATAVMPDGQFKDIKLSDYRGKYVVFFFYPLDFTFVCPTEIIAYSDRADEFRKINCEIIGASVDSHFCHLAWINTPKKQGGLGTMKIPLVSDTRRDIARDYGVLKEDEGIAYRGLFIIDEKGILRQITINDLPVGRSVDETLRLVQAFQFTDKHGEVCPAGWKPGSDTIKPDVQKSKEYFSKQK; translated from the exons ATGTCTTCAGGAAAGGCTTTCATTGGAAAACCAGCCCCTGAGTTTACTGCCACAGCAGTAATGCCAGATGGGCAATTCAAGGATATCAAGCTCTCTGACTATAGAG GGAAATACGTTGTGTTCTTCTTCTACCCTCTGGATTTCACTTTTGTTTGTCCAACTGAAATCATCGCATACAGCGACAGAGCTGATGAATTCAGGAAAATTAACTGTGAAATAATTGGAGCTTCTGTTGATTCTCACTTCTGTCACCTTGCCTG GATCAACACTCCTAAGAAACAAGGTGGTTTGGGCACTATGAAAATCCCACTGGTTTCTGACACAAGGCGTGACATTGCCAGAGACTATGGAGTACTTAAGGAGGATGAAGGTATTGCATACAG GGGCCTGTTCATAATTGATGAGAAGGGGATCTTGAGGCAGATAACAATTAATGATCTTCCTGTTGGCCGTTCTGTTGATGAGACCCTGAGGCTTGTGCAAGCCTTCCAGTTTACAGATAAACATGGAGAAG TGTGCCCCGCTGGCTGGAAGCCCGGCAGTGATACAATCAAGCCTGATGttcagaagagcaaagagtATTTCTCCAAGCAGAAGTAA
- the AKR1A1 gene encoding aldo-keto reductase family 1 member A1 isoform X2, whose protein sequence is MSAGCDFVALYNGQKIPLIGLGTWKSEPGQVKETVKHALSVGYRHIDCAAAYSNEAEIGAAFQECLGPNKVIKREDLFVTSKLWNTKHHPEDVEPALRKTLADLKLDYLDLYLMHWPHAFERGDNLFPKNPDGTMRYDYTDYKDTWKAMEKLVEKGLVKAIGLSNFNSRQIDDVLSVATVKPAVLQVECHPYLAQNELIAHCQKRGLVVTAYSPLGSPDRMWKHPDEPVLLEEPGIKKLAEKYKKSPAQIILRWQVQRKVVAIPKSVTPARILQNLQVFDFSLTEEELSHIGNLNKNWRYIVPMLTVDGKPVPRDAGHPHYPFNDPY, encoded by the exons ATGTCTGCAGGATGCGACTTCGTTGCACTCTACAATGGGCAGAAAATCCCTCTCATAGGACTGGGAACCTGGAAAAGTGAACCTGGCCAA gtgaaagaaacagtgaaacatGCCCTAAGTGTGGGTTATCGCCACATCGATTGTGCAGCAGCTTACAGCAATGAAGCAGAGATCGGTGCTGCTTTCCAGGAATGCCTCGGGCCCAACAAG GTTATTAAAAGGGAGGACCTGTTTGTAACATCAAAGCTGTGGAATACCAAGCACCACCCAGAAGATGTTGAGCCAGCACTAAGAAAAACACTGGCAGATTTGAAACTGGATTACCTGGATCTGTACCTGATGCACTGGCCCCATGCCTTTGA ACGAGGGGACAACCTCTTCCCAAAGAATCCTGATGGCACAATGCGTTACGATTACACCGACTACAAGGATACCTGGAAGGCTATGGAGAAGCTGGTGGAGAAAGGTCTTGTGAAAGCCATTGGGCTGTCAAACTTCAATAGTCGTCAGATTGATGATGTATTAAGTGTGGCCACTGTGAAACCAGCTGTGCTCCAG GTGGAATGTCATCCTTACCTAGCCCAGAACGAGCTGATCGCTCACTGCCAGAAACGAGGGCTGGTTGTTACTGCCTACAGTCCCCTCGGTTCTCCTGATCGCATGTGGAAACACCCAGACGAGCCCGTGCTTCTAGAGGAACCTGGGATCAAAAAACTGGCAGAGAAATACAAGAAGTCACCTGCACAGATCATCCTCAG ATGGCAAGTGCAGCGTAAAGTGGTCGCTATTCCCAAGAGCGTCACTCCTGCTCGCATTCTGCAGAACCTCCAG GTATTTGATTTCAGTCTCACAGAAGAGGAGTTGAGCCACATTGGAAACCTGAATAAAAACTGGCGTTACATCGTGCCAATGCTCACG GTGGATGGAAAACCAGTACCGAGAGATGCCGGACACCCCCATTATCCCTTCAATGATCCCTATTAA